From Oncorhynchus masou masou isolate Uvic2021 chromosome 7, UVic_Omas_1.1, whole genome shotgun sequence, one genomic window encodes:
- the LOC135542985 gene encoding GPALPP motifs-containing protein 1-like, with amino-acid sequence MAEKVSKYNETKRGESLISLHYEADEEEETGRGSQDVERRAFDRDQDLQVNKFDEAQKQRLLKKSQELNTLGHSKEKMFL; translated from the exons ATGGCTGAGAAAGTGTCCAAATACAAC gaAACCAAGCGTGGCGAGTCTCTGATCAGTCTCCACTATGAAGCAGATGAAGAAGAGGAAACTGGACGAGGGAGCCAAGATGTGGAGAGACGAGCGTTTGACAGGGACCAGGACTTGCAAGTCAACAAGTTTGATGAGGCTCAGAAACAGCGTCTGTTGAAGAAGTCCCAGGAGCTCAACACGCTCGGACACAGCAAGGAGAAAATGTTCCTCTGA